A region of Chlamydia crocodili DNA encodes the following proteins:
- the folP gene encoding dihydropteroate synthase produces MTTAQFICLSLGSNLGNRFENFRRAFSLLKELDIENLQSSIILETKALLFPGSPEEWDLPFFNSVLIGKTTLSPKQLLEGIKHIERRLGRDSDALPWSPRILDIDILLYGDENYQQKDISIPHERILERPFLLSLVASLCPTRKFHQPASEYHLKTFGEIAHLLPCPQEMILNSFSPSTLLMGIVNVTDNSISDGGLYLEASKAVAHAEKLFAHGASVIDFGGQATNPKVKQLLDVEQEWARLEPVLKLLAEKWIGRKQYPDVSLDTFYPEIIRRALEIYPIRWINDVSGGSKEMAEIARDANLLLVINHSCSLPPRADKTLAFTSCASDQLLNWGEKQIEAFVELGLHQDQIIFDPGIGFGTTQIQALNVLHKMNNFRKLGCATLVGHSRKSCFALLGKYDAKDRDWETVSLSVLLQQQGVNYLRVHDVEANQRVLSAAAWPGVYV; encoded by the coding sequence ATGACGACAGCTCAATTTATTTGCTTATCTCTAGGATCTAATCTAGGGAATCGGTTTGAAAATTTTCGCAGAGCATTTTCTCTTTTAAAGGAGTTAGATATAGAGAATTTGCAAAGTTCTATAATTTTAGAAACAAAGGCTTTGTTGTTTCCTGGTTCTCCAGAAGAATGGGATTTACCCTTTTTTAATTCTGTTCTTATTGGGAAAACAACACTATCACCGAAACAGTTATTAGAAGGAATAAAACACATAGAGCGTAGGCTTGGTAGAGATTCTGATGCGTTACCTTGGTCTCCAAGAATTTTGGATATAGATATCCTTTTATATGGGGATGAAAATTACCAACAGAAAGATATCAGCATACCTCACGAGAGAATCTTAGAAAGACCTTTTTTACTTTCTCTTGTTGCTTCACTTTGTCCTACTAGAAAATTTCATCAACCAGCTTCTGAATACCATTTAAAAACGTTTGGAGAAATAGCTCATCTTCTTCCATGTCCTCAAGAGATGATTCTAAATAGTTTTTCTCCCAGTACTTTATTAATGGGAATAGTCAATGTCACTGATAACTCCATTTCCGATGGAGGATTGTATCTTGAAGCTTCTAAAGCGGTTGCTCATGCTGAAAAATTATTTGCTCATGGAGCCTCCGTTATAGATTTTGGAGGGCAGGCGACTAATCCTAAAGTGAAACAGCTCCTTGATGTAGAACAAGAGTGGGCACGTTTAGAACCTGTATTAAAGTTACTTGCTGAAAAATGGATAGGACGTAAGCAATATCCTGATGTCTCATTAGATACATTTTATCCAGAAATTATTAGAAGAGCTTTAGAGATCTATCCTATTCGATGGATTAACGACGTTTCAGGCGGTTCTAAGGAAATGGCAGAGATTGCTAGAGACGCGAATTTATTATTAGTTATTAACCACTCATGCTCTCTTCCTCCTCGTGCTGATAAGACACTAGCATTTACTTCGTGCGCTTCTGATCAGTTATTAAATTGGGGAGAAAAGCAGATAGAAGCTTTTGTTGAATTAGGCTTGCACCAGGATCAAATTATTTTTGATCCTGGCATTGGTTTTGGAACAACCCAAATACAAGCATTGAATGTGTTACATAAAATGAACAACTTTCGAAAGCTCGGTTGTGCTACGTTAGTGGGACATTCAAGAAAATCTTGCTTCGCTCTTTTAGGAAAATATGATGCCAAAGATCGTGATTGGGAAACTGTTAGCTTATCAGTATTGTTGCAGCAACAGGGGGTGAACTATCTGCGAGTTCATGATGTGGAAGCTAACCAAAGAGTGTTGTCCGCAGCAGCCTGGCCCGGAGTCTATGTATAA
- a CDS encoding dihydrofolate reductase, with product MYKILGITACDPNGVIGKQGKLPWNYPEDINFFSKTIENMPLIMGRKTFESLPDKYTKNRKAIIFSKNFHENSEGRVWVSSLEEFRNLELPSPIFLVGGGDLFSLFLENHMLHGCFVTHIHKYYDGDAFFPLSLLEGWKKTILDEKEDLTFCYYESFTNCHA from the coding sequence ATGTATAAAATACTTGGTATAACCGCTTGTGATCCTAATGGAGTGATTGGGAAACAAGGAAAACTACCTTGGAATTATCCTGAGGACATAAATTTTTTTTCGAAAACCATAGAAAATATGCCCCTAATCATGGGTAGGAAAACTTTCGAAAGTCTTCCCGATAAATATACGAAAAATCGTAAGGCGATCATCTTTTCTAAGAATTTTCACGAAAATTCTGAGGGTAGGGTTTGGGTATCTTCATTAGAGGAATTTCGTAATTTAGAACTTCCTTCTCCGATTTTCCTTGTTGGTGGAGGAGATTTGTTTTCTTTATTTTTAGAAAATCACATGTTGCATGGGTGTTTTGTAACACACATTCATAAGTATTATGACGGAGATGCTTTTTTCCCTTTATCTCTACTAGAAGGTTGGAAAAAAACAATTTTAGATGAAAAAGAAGACTTAACATTTTGCTATTATGAAAGTTTCACCAATTGTCACGCGTAG
- the folB gene encoding dihydroneopterin aldolase — translation MIPDFRVWVRLGCSPEERHFKQPILVSTVLSFFEEPSVCVSDDLNDACCYVEITSLIEEVASSKPCALVECLAKFLMDALESKLKNKASKIDLEVRKERPPVPNLLKPICFKISRNISL, via the coding sequence ATTATTCCAGATTTTCGTGTGTGGGTGCGTCTTGGATGTTCTCCAGAAGAGCGGCATTTTAAGCAGCCCATCTTAGTCTCTACAGTTCTTTCTTTTTTTGAAGAGCCCTCTGTTTGTGTTTCAGACGATCTCAATGATGCATGTTGTTATGTTGAGATAACTTCTTTGATAGAGGAAGTTGCTTCTAGTAAGCCTTGTGCTTTAGTCGAATGCTTGGCTAAGTTTTTGATGGATGCTTTAGAATCAAAGTTAAAGAACAAGGCTTCTAAAATAGATTTAGAGGTGCGTAAAGAACGCCCTCCTGTTCCTAATTTGTTGAAACCCATTTGCTTTAAAATAAGTAGGAACATCTCCCTATGA